The Sphingobacteriales bacterium genomic sequence TACTGCAATTAACAAAAAATGCTCAAACTTGTATTAATTTTGCCATCCGGAGTAAATAAGTAAGTAGGCAAATAAATAGCTGAGTACTTTCATCCACCTAACTTTTACAAACCCATATTGTGGATACCAAGCGCTATTATAGTATTACCGAAGTGGCACAACTACTCGATGTATCGGCATCGGCTATACGTTTTTGGGAAACCGAGTTTGGCAGCTACTTAAACCCCCGAAAAGACAATGCGGGCAAACGCTTATTTACATCCAAAGATGTGGAGCATCTTCAACATATTAAATACTTGTTGAAAGAGCAAGGTCTAACCATTGAGGGCGCACGAAAAATAATTAACAAAAAACAACAAACCGATGACACCAATGCTGCCCTAATTGAAAAACTACAGCGTTTACAAAAATATGTAATCAAGCTAAAAGATGGGCTTTAAGTGCAACTATAAACCCTGGCTTTCCGTTATTACTGTTCAGAATTTGACGCACAAACCATAAAATTAGCTGGCAAAACAGACTTTTTGCGCTTTTTTGCGTTATACCATCTTTAGTTTAACTGCCTGCTGCCTAAAAATTAAGCCAACTAACTAATCAACCAGTTTATGACGATGACGATGATGATGACGATAACAATGCGTTTCAATAAATTTTATACTTGCTTTATACCTTTTTTATATATTAGCTTATTTTTAATTTATTTTTTTCAGAGCGTCCATGCCCAAACCAAATATGCCAACGATTGGATTGACTACCAGCAAACCTACCATAAAATTAAAGTAGGCAAAGAGGGCTTATACCGTATTAATACTGTTGTATTGACTGAAGCTGGTTTTACTACCCCCATTGGCGAGTATTTTAAACTATATTACTACGGGCAAGAGGTGCCCTTATACGCTTCAACATCCGGATTAATGGGCGACCAAGATTACCTCGAATTTTATGGCCGACCAAATAACGGCAGTTTCGATACCAAACTATACAAACAAGCAACCTGGCAGCCACACCAATACAAAAGTTTATTTTCTGACACCTCGGCCTATTACTTAACCTTTGTAAATAGTACCGACAATAAAAGATATATTAATGCGCAAAACGATATTAACGACCCACCCGCACCTACGCCTTGGTTTATGCACAACCTGCTTACCATTGTTGACGAGGTACATAGCCCGGGCGAATCGGTAAAGATAAGTGGCGTTTTAAATAATTTAGCCGACTTTATGATGGGCGAGTGTTTTGCCAGCGAGCACCTGACTGATAATGCTAAACGCGATTTTAACCTAAAAGTATCCGGATTATACACCAATGCCGATGCCCCCAATGCTTCCTTAGAAACCATTTTTATAGGCCGCAGCAACGCACTGCTTCAAAACGACCATAAAATATCGGTACAAATTAACGGTGCCACTGCCGCCGATACCGTTTTTGACGGCTACAATATTTTGTACCTAAATTTGACTACAAAAGCGTCAACATTAACTACACCAACCACCACCGTTACTATTAACAACAAAAAAGTGTATGATGAGTATATCAGTACCACCCAAATTGCCAGTATAAATTTAAGCTATCCGCACACTTTTGGTTTAGAAAATAGCAGCTATTTGCGTTTTAAACTTAGTGCAAACCAAGACCACTACCTTGAAATTACCGAATTTAAGGGCGGCACTTCGCCTGTTTTGTACGATTTAACCAATGTACAGCGCTTTACGCCCGTTGATGATAACGGCGTTTATAAAATTAAATTACCTGCCATACCCAACGCCACCGATACTACCACCCGCACACTTTGGCTAAGTACTACTTCGGGGTTTAGTCAGCCCAACTCGGGCAATTACAGGGTTTTGGAAATGGAAAAAAAACAATTTACCAATTTTGGCCTGCTTGAAAATCAAGGCAATTATTTGCTTATTTCGCACCCGTATTTACAAACCGGAGGCGTGGACGAGGTAAGCCGTTATGCCAACTATCGCCGCAGCGCCCAAGGTGGGGGCTACAAAGTGGCACAAATAAATATTAACGAACTGTACGACCAATTTGCCTACGGCATTGAAAAACACCCTGTTGCCATTAAAGATTTTGTAAATTTTGCCATAGATAAGTGGACAACCAAACCCAAATATCTGCTTTTGCTGGGCAAATCAATTAGTTACGAGGCTACCCGCGCCCCCTCAATTTACCATAAATGTTTGGTGCCAACTTTTGGCGAAAAGGCATCCGATATAATGCTTGCTACAAAGGGCTATTCAAATTACTACACACAATTAGCCGTTGGTCGCATACCCGCACAAAACCCAAGCGAGGTTAAGGCTTACCTAAACAAAATAATTACTTACGAAGCCAACAAAACCAACCTGCCCTGCACCAAAACCGACCGCCGTTGGATGAAAGATGCCCTCCATATTGCTGGCGGCTATAATTTAGACGAATCGAAAGAGTTTATGGGTTATTTGTCGGGGTATAAACAAGCTTTCGAGCAGCCAAAATACGGCGGCAAAGTAGTGTTTACTTACAACAAAGTTACCGATGAGGTTATAACCAAAATAGATGACCTCGATGCCATTATTAACAACGGTTTAGCCGTACTTAATTTTTTTGGTCACTCGTCGGGGCAAACCTTTAACGTAGCACTAAAGCACCCCAAAGCGTACAAAAATTACAATAAATATCCATTTATATTTACAAGCTCGTGTTTTGTGGGCGATATACATTATTACGCCTTCGATGACAAAGGCAATTACCTGCCCAGCCTCCCCGAAGAATTTATACTATGCGACAGTTTGGGTGCTATTGGCTTTTTGGCTTCGGCAACTATTGGCCTGCCCACCCGCTTAGATTATTATATTGACCATGTTTACTATGGCTTTTGCGACTCGCTATACAACCAGCCTGTTGGTTTGGCGGCTCAAATGGCGGTAAAAAACACTTGGACAAAATACGCCAATAACGAAAACTCGTTCAAAATTACCGCCCAACAATATACTTTAACCGGAGATCCGGCATTGGTGATTAACTCTTTTGAATTGCCCGACTTAGCAATCGAAACTCCGGATGTATTTTTTAACCCTCCCCTCATCAACCCGCAAGCTACCAGTTTTGAGGTAAACATAGTATTGCACAATTTAGGCAAAGCCGTTACCGATTCAATTAGCTTTACCCTTAACCACACGCTTCCCCAAGGGCAAATAAATACCTACACCTATAAATTGCCCACCCCACCTTACGCCGATACAGTTAAAATTACGATACCCATACCCAACCCCGAAGATATTGCCGGCGAAAACATTTTTACTGCCACTATTGATGCCAATAACCAACTAACCGAACCTTGCGAAAACAATAACAGTATTACAAAGCGGCTATTTATATACAATGACGTGTTGATACCTATTGCACCCTGCAATTTTTCGATAGTAAATACAAAAAATCCGGATACTGAATTAACACTTTACGCCTCAACCGGACAGCCATTGGCAGAAAACAAATCCTATTTATTTCAAATAGATACCACACAGGTTTTCAACCAACCACTTGCCCAAGCCACACAGCAAAGCAGTGGCGGCGTGCTGCAATTTAAACCCCAAATACCATTAATTAATAATACCGTTTATTATTGGCGCACCGCCCCACAAACCACCGGTGGCAACGAGCCAAAATGGCGATATAGCTCGTTTGTATATTTACCTAACGAACCAGAAGGGTTTAACCAAAGTCATGCCTGGCAAATAGCCTCGTGCACATTTAAAAACGAGCAGTTAAACTATAATTTAAATACCCGCACTTTACAATTTACCCCCGGAAACAACTATGGAACCATTAGTACTTTGCCCTTAGGGCCTTCGTTGGGCTGGGGTAGTGTTAATTGGAATTTTGTGGGCAACGAAACCGAACTTGACGACCAGTTTAGCCTCAAAATTTATGGTATTGCTGCCGATGAATCAGAAAAACTGCTGCTAACCCTTAGTGCTCCTTTGGCGGGGTCGGCAGATATTAGCACTATAAATGCGGCAACCTATCGGTTCATCCGGATGGAAGCAGAGTTTAAAGATACTATCAACAAAACACCGCTACAGTTAAATTACTGGCGGGTGCTTTTTCAACGCCCCTCAGAAATCGCCTTAGATGCACAGCGTTTGTTTAGTTTTTATAAAGATACCCTTGGTGCAGGAGATTTGTTGAAGCTACAAGTAGGCATTTTTAACCCCTCGCAAACTGCTTCTGATAGTATTGTGGCTCAAATTACCCTGTTAAACCCCAAAAACGAGGCTACTCTGCTGCCTTTACCCCCGTTGCCCCCATTGCCCCCGCAAACCGCCGATACGCTTGTCTTTACTTACCCAACTCAAAATATGGCAGGCAATTATTTGTTAGAGGTAGAGCTAAACCATAACAACGCGCAACCCGAAAAACATGCGTTTAACAACGTTTTGACCCTCCCTTTTTATGTGCTAAACGATAAAGTAAACCCCGTAATAGATGTTACTTTTGATGGGCGCAGGGTAATTGATGGCGAAATTATATCGGCAAAACCCGATATACGCATACAACTGCATGATGATAGCCGGTTTTTAGCCCTAAACGACACAGCCGATATACAATTAACCCTATTATTGCCCGATACAACCAAGCAGGGCAAACCCTTACTTGAACAACGCATTTATTTTAATCATCCGGATATTTTGTTTGTGGCTGCTACATCCGACTTAGCGCAAAAAGGAAAAAATACTGCCTATATTAAATTTACGCCCAACTTTACCGCCGATGGTCAATATGGTTTGCTTATAACTGCTAAAGACCGCAGTGGCAATGCTTTTGCCAACCAAACCTGGCGCACTACGTTTAAGGTAATTACCAAAACAAGTATTAGTAACTGGTACACCTACCCAAACCCTTTTACCACCCAAACCCGGTTTGTGTTTACTATTACAGGCAGCGAGGTGCCTAACGATATTAAGGTTCAAATACTTACCATATCGGGCAAGGTGGTACGCGAAATTACGCGCGCCGAATTAGGCCCTTTACACATAGGCAACAATATAACCGATTTTGCTTGGGATGGCACCGACCAACACGGCGACCCCTTGGGTAATGGCGTGTATTTGTACAAAGTAGTGGTACAGCAAAACAACCAAGCCTTAGACCACTATGCTACCCCAGCCGACAAACTGCAACTGTTTACCAGCAATCAAAATTATGGCAAAATTTATTTGCTCAGGTAAGCGGGCATAAATTTACAGGCTATGTGTTTTTGTTTTAGAATCTTCGCTTTCGTAACCGCTTAGGTTGTTGCGTTTGTAAAATAGGTGAGGGCAAATAAAGTTCTTTTATTCGGATAGGGTAAATGCGTTTAAGCAGTACCCTCCGCTCGCCACCAAAATTTTACCCACTATTACAGGTTTTTCTTCTTCTTTTTCCGGATTGTTTGGCGTGAAATGGTAATAGTAGATGCCTTGGGCTAAATTATTGGGCAAATTGTAAGCATTATATCCGGATGGAATAGCGGCAACCGACCAAACCAACTGCCCGCTTGGGGTGCGTGTATATTAACCGACCCACCCGGCGGCTTGTAGCGCGTAGCGCCTTTTACAGGTATTGCCTGCTGGGTATGGGTTATATAGTGGTGTTAACTAATTGCCCTATACGGTTGTAGCGCATGTTTTGTGTTGCTTCATAATTTTTAAAATTTAAAATGAAAAATTATATTAGTTTGCGGCAAATAGAACACATTTTTTATTTAATTGCAAGAGGGGGGGGGAGAAATTATCCGGAATTATACTGTTTCGGCAAGTTCAATTCATCGGTTTGTGGAAAAAAGGGATTGGCAGTTGTTTGCCCAGCAGCGAAAGGCTTATATTTTCTTAAATCAAAATTAAAATTAAAATTAAATTAAAATTAAGAGCCAGCTTTAGCCTCAAACTTCATTTTGTACAATAGTGCTTCAATTAAACGGTTGGCAATAATTTTACCACCCTTAAAATTAACATGTACAAAATCTTTATTGGCCAAGGGCGGGTTAGCTTGCCCAAACTGTGCCATTGACCCTTCGCCGCCCATGGCTTTTAAAATGCTCCAATAGCCTATGCCGTGTTTTTTTGCTAAGTTGCGCTGCGTTTCTTCAAGGGTTAAAACTGCCGGCACGGTTTTATAAACGCCATTATCTAAGTAGGCGATATCGTTAACACCCAACAAAATAAAAGCAGTATTGGGCAGGGCTGCTTGTAGCCGGCTTATTACTTTACTCATGGCGCGCTCGTACCAGCCAAACTGCGTTGTTTTACTGCTTATAATATTAGGACCAAACTGCAAAAAAATTAACTGATGGTGGTACAAAGTATCAAATGATTGCCAAATAGGGTCGGTAATTTTGTCTAAGGCAATGCCCGAATTACCCCTGACGGCAAAATTATTGACATAAACGCCAGCTTGGTCTTCAAAAGCAAATCCGTAAATAGTGGGCAAATGTTGCGAGTCGAAAAAAGCATCAATTTGTTTGGCGTTTGCGCCTAAAAGCTCAAACTTTGCCAAACCTTGTATATTAGCAGCAGCAGGCATAACATAATTAATTGCCTGAGCTTGGTTGATACTTAACTGCATGGCCACCGGATAATCGGATTGATAAAAAACAGCGATATTTGGTAATTTTTGATTATATTTTTTAAAAGAAGTACCGCCATAATGCACCATATTACCCACCTCCGGAGCAAAAGCTTGTCCGGAAAAACCTAACTGTAATTGCGCCTCTTTATTTCGCAATAAGTTGTAAGTTGTCCATCCCGAAAAATCGTGTTCAACCGTAGGGCGTTGGTTTTTTAGCGTTAGCGAAGTTATTGGCATATAACCCACGCCAATACCGCCAAATAAAAATTGAAGCTGTTCGCGCACGTCTCCTACTAAAATATCGCCTTCAATAAACGAGTCGCCAAAAAAGCCAATGCGCACTTTGCCCTCGTCATTGGCAGCATTGTTAAGTTGTTGGGCAAGTTTTGTCAATAAATTGCCCGCAGGTGTAAAATCTTCGATAAGTGTTTTGGGCTTTACTGAGTCGGGGAAAACAATTCCGGCAAAACCTGGTAGCTGGCGCGTGTTTGCAGAAAGGTTTTCTAACGAGTTGTTGTCAATATGGAGCACCGTTGCCAGTACCATTGCGTCTTTGTTTTTTGATGAAGCATTATTGGTAACAGCAATATTTTTTTCTCCGGATAAATTGCTGCGATTACTGGGCGGCAATAGGTCATTTTTTTGAGCAGCCAAGGCAGTATTAGTAGTATCGAAACTCGACCGGGTACTTGTATCAATAGGTTGTGGGGGCTGCTGCGCATTTGTATCACTGGGCAATAGCGGCCAAAATGCCAGGCGCTTGGTTTGGTAACTGCCAATTTTTGCACAAGGCAATGCCGAGCCCAGTACCAAAATAAGGGCAATTAAAACAACTAACAAAGTAGGGCGCCAAAGTGTATTCTTACTATTATTATTTTTAATGGACATGCGCCAAACAGCAACCTAAAAAATAAATAAAAAACTAAAGCGCAAAATTAGGTACAAAACTCAAACAAAGCATCTGTTTGTTTAATATTAGTTCGTAGTTACAACTTATTTGTTTAAACAAGCAAATTGCTAAGGTAACAACTACAATATCTTAAATTAGTAGCCAAGAAAAAAAACAGGCTAAACGCGGCTTAGCTATTGTATTTTATAAAACTTGCCGTATCTTTGCGGCTTAAATAATTCCAAATTCATTACTTTTTGAATGGTCGGATGGCCGAGTGGCTAGGCAGAGGTCTGCAAAACCTCGTACAGCGGTTCGAATCCGCTTCCGACCTCCTAAAAACATCCGGATATTAGCCATGGCGTGCTAATGTCCGGATTGTTTTTTATACGTAGTTGTTTAGTATATTTGCCCAACCTTCTTCAGATACTACTTAAGTTAAGCAGCGAAATGCTTTTGATACCCTCTACACTCATACGGAAACCGCCGGCTGCCCAAAAACTATTCAAGCAAAGCCTAAAATACTGCTTTAATTGCCAATAGCCTATAAGGTGGCCAGACCGCAAATCATCTTGTTTTCATAAAAATATACTGTTTGCGAAACCTGCGCTTGTTAAACTTTTACCCAAACCAAACTGTTTTACCTCTTAACGCTCAATGGGCGCACTATGCCGTAAAATGTAAAACATCATGAAAGCCGAATGGTGTAAAATTAGCTTATTTTTTCTTTTCGTTGTAGCATTTATAGGAACATTGCTTCGATTGGTTGCTTACGTCCCAATTCCATTTAAATATACAAATTTTGTTCATGCCCATTCCCACACAGCCTTTCAGGGTTGGGTTTATCTTACTATGTTTTTACTGCTTGCCAACACCTTTTTAACGGATAGGCAAATAGAAAAAAAAAGATATTTATTGCAGTTTAAACTCACTATCTTTATTATTTTTGGGGTTTTGGTTTCGTTTTCTTTACAAGGTTATGGCCTGTATTCCATTATTTTTCAACCTTATACCAACTGCTTAACTATTGGTTTATTTATAGCTTTTTGACCGACCTAAAGTCCGGAAATTATGCTGCACAAAACGCCATTTCGGTAAAATTTATAAAATCCGGACTTTGGTTTGGTTTGTTCTCAACATTATTCCCCTATGGGGTAGGCATATTGTCGGCCAAGGGGCTAAACGGAACAGAAGCCTATCATTCATTTGTCTATTCTTTTTTGCACTTTCAATACAACGGTTGGTTTTTATTGGTCGTTTTAGGGCTGTTTTTTAATTATTTAGACCGGAATGACCTGCCGTATAACCACAAACTTGGCAACCAATTTTATTGGCTTATGGCTGTAGTTGTTATTCCCTCTCTTGCCCTCTCTTTGTTAGGCATGAAATTTTCGGCCCCCTTGTTGCCTGTCGCCACCCTATCGGCAATTATTTTAGGCGTAGCCTTGATTTGTTTTATTTTAATAATTCGACCACTTTTGCCTACTTTTATTCGCAACAAAAATACTTGGTTTAAATTGTATTTTTTTGCCTTTTTGCTGTCGTTTATTTTGAAGATTATTTTACAATGTCTTTCCATTTTTCCGGATTTTAAAACCTACGCCTTTTCTAATAAACTAATTATAGTGGCTTATTTACACCTAAGCCTCATCGGTGCCATATCTTTTTTGTTCTTCTCGCTTTTAATTGAAAAGAAATGGTTAGTTTTGAATGGGCGGGTTAAAACCGGCAGCATATTTTTACTGCTGGGCTTTGCAACAACAGAAATATTATTGGTATTGACAGGGCTTGGTTTGTTTTACGACCAGCTACTTCTAATTACAGGAAGTGCTGCTATGGCTTTGGGTGTGTTGTTAATGATTATCAGCGGAAGTCCAAAAAAAATACAATATAAAACAATATAAATTGCTGCCGCGTTGGCAAGAGCAGTACCTTAGGATAGACGGTTGGCAATACCGATTTCCGGATTTTAGATGCTATTATTTTTACCTTTGCAAATCTTCGTCAGTATAATAGGCTATCACTAAAAAATATTTTTAAGCAATGGGCATCCTAAAACAAATAGTTGACGACATTAAAGTTGTTGCCGACTCAGTCAAAAATATACAATCTATACTTGCAGCTATAAAGGATGGAAAAAAATATTTTGAAAAAACACATCCCGAAATAAAACAAGATGTAGCTGCCATGTGTATAGAATTACAAAAAACCTGTAACGCTATTGCAATAGCCTCAAGTGTAATTACAAATTTCAGATTCAATTCATCTGCCGGTGCCTTAGACAATGAGCCAACAAGATTTAACGACTATTTCATCAAATATAAAACCAACAAAAATGAAGCAGAAAATTTAATCCGTTCTTTAAAAGGGCATTGCCGTATCATAAAACAACATGCCGAAAAAATAAGCAGCGGTAATACAAACGCTTTTTGGGCGTTTTTTGGTTTGCAATCAAGCCAAAGGGAAAACGAACTTGGAATACTGCTCCAAAAAATATATGATGATGAGCAAGACTATTACGATATAGTCAGTCGAATGGCTCACAGTATGAATACAGCGATTGAAGATGTAACCGATGCCTTATGCGTGAATGGGATGATGAGTGCGACAAAAGTGCCCGCCGCTGCCTTGTTATTAACAGAATACGCAAAGTCTTTTAAAGAACTTGAGTTGGCTGCAAGCAAAACAAGAGATGAATTTGATTTTACAATTAAGGATCTGCAATAGTCGCCCCAAAAAACACGAAGCAGGTGCTGCACGGCAAACGTATATTTTTTGGCGCTTAGGTCGCCCCAGAATCCGGAAGATGAGCCAGCCCCAGTGTGTTGTAAGTTAAATAATCACCACCTTGAAATCAAACATACCATATTACAAAGAAATCAATGACTTTTTAAAGTCAATTCCTTCAGATTATCTAACTAATAATCCGGATTTTTTTTGCCTGCGGTTGAAAGCAAATGAGGGCTCAATCAGCAATTATAAACCACCTTTCCGCAAAGATTTTTATTTTATCGCGTTAGTGTCAAATGCGGGCAAAACCAAAATAACTTACGACAATACCAATGTTACAAAGTTGAATTCATTCCTTGTTTTTCAATCGCCCGGACTGCTTTACAGCTTTTTTAGAGACAATACAGCCAACGGCTATTTGATTTATTTCAAAAAAGGATGTTTGTCGTTTTTTAAGCCCGACTTTGAAAAAGAGTTTCCGTTCTTTAATATATTACACACTAACTTTTTTAAACTCAACGAAGCCAGATTTCAGGAGTTTGCCCCTCATTTTGAAGAAGTATTTTCTGCCTACGAAAGTGCAACCGACAAACAACATAAAATTGCAACTATTAAATTTCTTGCGTTGCTGTATCAGTTAAAAGAATTTACCAACGCCTTTAAACAGTGGGAAGAGGGGTTTACAACACCACAACAAATAGTACTGCAAAAATTTATTCAGTTGGTAAACAATTTTTACATCGAAAAGAGAACCATTGAAGAGTATGCCTCCCTGCTAAATATAACGCCCAATCATCTTTCGCAATCTGTTAAAACGGCATCAGGCAAAAACGCCTTAACCTTCCTTAATGACAGATTATTGACCGAGGCTAAATCTTTAATTCAGTTCACTAAATTTGATATAGCCGAAATTGCCTACCAACTTAATTTTTCTGACCCCGCCAATTTTGGCAAATTTTTTAAAAAACATACGGGTCAAACACCGTTGGAATACAGAAAGTCATCCGATAATAAATAATCTACCATTACAACCAAGTTTTTAACCATTCGCCAGCAAAATTCTTGCCGCATCTTTGTATCGCAATTATTACCAACAAAAAAAACATTAACATTATGCAAATCGCAGTATTAGGAACCGGCAATGTTGGAGACACCATCGGTTCAAAATTAATTGAATTAGGGCACGCTGTAATGATGGGCTCTAGAACAGCAGATAACGACAAAGCAAAAGCATTTGTTGCAAAACATAAAGACATGGCCAGTGCCGGAACTTTTGCCGAGGCCGCAAGTTTTGGCGATATTATTTTCAATTGCACCGCAGGCGTAGGCTCAATAGCCGCTTTAAAAATGGCAGGCGAGCAAAACCTCAACGGCAAAATAATTGTGGACTTAGCCAACCCACTCGACTTTTCGAAAGGAATGCCGCCAACATTGGCAATTTGCAACCAAAATTCATTGGGCGAAGAAATTCAAAATACATTTCCCCAAGCTAAAGTTGTAAAAGCGCTAAACACAATGTGGTGCGGACTAATGGTAAATCCCGAAATGATAAACGGCGGCGACCATAGTACTTTTGTTAGTGGTAACGACCCAAATGCAAAAGAAACGGTAAAACAAATATTAAAATCGTTTGGATGGGCCGAAAAAAATATTCTTGACCTCGGCGACATAACCAAATCCCGAGGAACCGAAATGTATTTACCAGTATGGTTAAGTATTTACATGGCCACCAATAACGGAGCTTTTAACATTAAAATAGTAAGTTAAAAATAAACAGGTCTGAG encodes the following:
- a CDS encoding MerR family transcriptional regulator, whose protein sequence is MDTKRYYSITEVAQLLDVSASAIRFWETEFGSYLNPRKDNAGKRLFTSKDVEHLQHIKYLLKEQGLTIEGARKIINKKQQTDDTNAALIEKLQRLQKYVIKLKDGL
- a CDS encoding helix-turn-helix transcriptional regulator, which translates into the protein MKSNIPYYKEINDFLKSIPSDYLTNNPDFFCLRLKANEGSISNYKPPFRKDFYFIALVSNAGKTKITYDNTNVTKLNSFLVFQSPGLLYSFFRDNTANGYLIYFKKGCLSFFKPDFEKEFPFFNILHTNFFKLNEARFQEFAPHFEEVFSAYESATDKQHKIATIKFLALLYQLKEFTNAFKQWEEGFTTPQQIVLQKFIQLVNNFYIEKRTIEEYASLLNITPNHLSQSVKTASGKNALTFLNDRLLTEAKSLIQFTKFDIAEIAYQLNFSDPANFGKFFKKHTGQTPLEYRKSSDNK
- a CDS encoding NAD(P)-binding domain-containing protein, whose product is MQIAVLGTGNVGDTIGSKLIELGHAVMMGSRTADNDKAKAFVAKHKDMASAGTFAEAASFGDIIFNCTAGVGSIAALKMAGEQNLNGKIIVDLANPLDFSKGMPPTLAICNQNSLGEEIQNTFPQAKVVKALNTMWCGLMVNPEMINGGDHSTFVSGNDPNAKETVKQILKSFGWAEKNILDLGDITKSRGTEMYLPVWLSIYMATNNGAFNIKIVS